In the Ciona intestinalis unplaced genomic scaffold, KH HT000907.1, whole genome shotgun sequence genome, CATAATAGTGTGTTTGAAGCAATAATgacaaacaaagttaaacttaCCGTAAATATGGCATCGTCTCTTTTGCCTGGAACCCAAAGTAAGACGACCTAGAAAGCACATAGACTTTAAAAGTCTAACATAATATTGTGggatatagtatagtaggttggggtaagaaggtacgtgttttcattctcttgtatcgtcccgtttggtagtaaacaaagaatattacagacttatataaccatatccccacgactctaaaaatagcgttaataattgttaaaaacacgatcacaaaatataacatataatgtGCCAAAGTATCcttcttaccctacagtattAAGCAAGACATTAAATTGGATTTGATTTTACAAACGACATACTTTTGATTGGTCGATTTAAACTACACCAATAATCTCCACCAGTCACATTTAGTCTTACCACCCGAACAAATCGATCGGTTGTCCCTCATAATACCACTTATACGTCACATTCGAAGGAACCGCTGTAGCAGATAactgcattgtgacgtcatcaccttCTAAAGTTTCTAAGACTCGAAAATGATCGCCGTCAAATTTTGCTTCGTCTATGGTGGGAAGGGAAAAAACAGTCAATTTATAAGTCTGTGTATAATTAGTGTTGTTGTTaaggttttaacaaaatgtaccGTATATGCCTAGTTGCGCGACGTTtgaaattatatagtaggtttgggtaaaaacaaaacatcatgcaaggaattataaaacctaatcttcacgacttccatagaccgttgttaattgtttagttatttgctaaatgtgtcccgtattccccatcatcctactatataatgaaGCCTTGATTAAATTTACTGCAAGACACTTACGGTTAAGATGTAAGCGAAAGAATATTTGATTTGAACCAGCTTCGTTACTCGCCACACAACGATATCTGCCTTCTAATCTTTCAATGAAACCtttgatataaaaaattattaaaatgctgCGTTTCTCGTAAAACGTAAAGTGTCCTATGAGTAATCCAACGTTATTATAGAGACGGAGTAAAATGCATGCATATAGGTATCCCAGCACTTTATGCTGCAGCGTATAAACACAGGCAGCGTGTTTGTGGGTAAAATGAAGATTTATAGTATATTCTTTACAGGAATAAAGTTCTATACGGTATGGCAAGATGGCTGGATGAAATAAGCCGGAATTTGCCCGTTGTTTCAtaccataatatatattttatcgtttttgatttttttgtgatgTTTTTTCAATTACGATAATAAAGAGTAATGCACAAAACCAAATGTTTCATTACAACAAAGATATATACGTTTTACAACTATAGTTACCGTTGATGTAAAGTGACTTGCCATTCACGAATCTTAGTTTTCTTCTATCGTTCTCATCATTTAGTGGAACTTCTTCAGAATATGGTGGTTGATGGTACCTTGAAAGATCGTATTAAGTAAAttaatttcataaatattttttgtgcaatatatagtagggtggggaaagatgggacactttttcattatatttcgCATAGCGGgccaatgacagtcgttaaaacaaagCTGTCTcaatttatacacctcatactcattGGTTACCacttatataactttgtatttgactattttttccccatgtaatttaaaatttggtcaCATACGCGACGGAGAGAGATTTAATGCGTACACAACATTTTGACTTACCAAATATAAGTTATGTTATCTGGCTTGGCGTCTGCTTTACACGGCAGTGTGGTCACGTCACCCTCGTTTAGATATAATGTTGTGTTTCTACGTTGGTTGAACACCGGGGGATCTGCATGATTTAGATTCGtaagtttaaactattctAAAGGGGTTATTCTTACAAAAGAGTGCAAActattttaatgaaaacagACCTGTTTATCTTCTACAACATGAatctattttacaaaaaatcaaaatataatttgaaatttgttCTTAAAATCGGTACAAAAACAATTATCTTCGCAaggaattttaataaaaagctGCTTTTTCAAAAAGTCTGCCTcagatataaaaaaactggtaacattatttattctattGCCTCATTTATATTTCCGAACTCCATACATTATAGCCTACTCAGTAAAAATAGACAAaccgttgttttttttttcaatacttACAAATAACGGTTAGTTCAGTTATAGATTCGTCTTGCTCAAAACTTGGCAATGGCGTCACCTGACAGCGATACCTTCCTTCGTccgtttgattgacaggttctATCTCGAGTGACGCAGCACCTACCAGTCTCAGTCTAGGTGATTCCCCTTTCTTTGACTACACAGAAACAGTACGATTTCAATGAACAAGAAATCTACTTAAAACGTTTATTTGGACTTGATGTATATGAATGATGGCTAGCAAAAGCATGGGAGGAAtttctaaaaatgttacaaataataagagtatttacatttaaaagatTAAAGCGTTTTTTAACGGGTAAATTCTAGAAGACGGAACAaattatcattctattttttcgtaacttttagtagtaaacaaaaaaaaggatactgtgttctaaaggtgtcccgtccatTCTCACCGTActataaagatatttttggTTTTGGTATTAAACGACTATTGATTTTATGAAAAACAACAAGTAGGATAGTTTACCTGAGAGTGACAACACAGTTGTTGGAATGCCAGTAACTTGATCAANNNNNNNNNNNNNNNNNNNNNNNNNNNNNNNNNNNNNNNNNNNNNNNNNNNNNNNNNNNNNNNNNNNNNNNNNNNNNNNNNNNNNNNNNNNNNNNNNNNNNNNNNNNNNNNNNNNNNNNNNNNNNNNNNNNNNNNNNNNNNNNNNNNNNNNNNNNNNNNNNNNNNNNNNNNNNNNNNNNNNNNNNNNNNNNNNNNNNNNNNNNNNNNNNNNNNNNNNNNNNNNNNNNNNNNNNNNNNNNNNNNNNNNNNNNNNNNNNNNNNNNNNNNNNNNNNNNNNNNNNNNNNNNNNNNNNNNNNNNNNNNNNNNNNNNNNNNNNNNNNNNNNNNNNNNNNNNNNNNNNNNNNNNNNNNNNNNNNNNNTAATGTTAAACATTCTgttcgtgtttcaaacaattaagaacggtcaatgggagccATGACCAtgcggtttaataattctttgaatgttctttgtttactaccaaatgagacgagaaaatggaatgcaaaggcgtcccatcttccctcaccctactatacataatataatatactgcGTAGCCACAAAATAGAACCCAACTTACCATAATGTGAAACACTGAGGCTTATTAATACTCCGTACATGAAATAAACTTGAAACATCGTTCAGTTTTCTAAGTAGCATGGTCAGAAGAATAAATTTACCCTAACGTTGAAAAACATccttaaaattcaaaacacaAGTTAGATATTTGGAGTTAGTCAACTTTAGTTTAAACTACTGATCCCGT is a window encoding:
- the LOC108950767 gene encoding protein turtle-like — its product is SKKGESPRLRLVGAASLEIEPVNQTDEGRYRCQVTPLPSFEQDESITELTVIYPPVFNQRRNTTLYLNEGDVTTLPCKADAKPDNITYIWYHQPPYSEEVPLNDENDRRKLRFVNGKSLYINGFIERLEGRYRCVASNEAGSNQIFFRLHLNHEAKFDGDHFRVLETLEGDDVTMQLSATAVPSNVTYKWYYEGQPIDLFGWSSYFGFQAKETMPYLR